A DNA window from Camelina sativa cultivar DH55 chromosome 13, Cs, whole genome shotgun sequence contains the following coding sequences:
- the LOC104736436 gene encoding GDSL esterase/lipase At4g10955, with translation MGRGPMASDTDDFYTSGPCHLTSIDWNNSHHRTSVVSSLVNGVYTLERDRLLSRKKRYRYKLGLRHPLKPLAEPWWEFFNFEWIQNLTDDDGSIYGAVFEYKSYNVYQNSPHVMKVPHYVMAFRGTVLKKRTLKFDLKLDLQCIFNTLHQGGRSRHAIQAIRNMVDKHSQQDIWLAGHSLGAALVLLAGKTMTSAGFFLESYIFNPPISSIPLEQLPGGRYLKDVFQTAKSVVKGTIAMTLTHLLQGQEEYNTKTASWIPNLYVNPKDPICAGYIDYFRRRDFMSEIGAGQIERFGARNSVRSILVGIIRRSPSDLSKEPLHLLLSADMTVNKNKPTTSTTAHALHQWWEKDTAMRENWESCCIRPYHDGQLTLEFYSVLVLLIIQVAADGNVEFHHRLKLFVNLVLNFLLKFY, from the exons atgggacGAGGACCGATGGCTTCAGATACAGATGATTTCTACACTTCTGGCCCATGCCATCTTACATCtattgattg GAACAATTCGCACCACCGAACCTCAGTGGTATCAAGTTTGGTAAATGGAGTGTACACATTAGAAAGGGACAGGCTTCTCAGCAGAAAAAAAAGGTACAGGTACAAGCTTGGCTTGCGTCATCCTCTGAAACCACTAGCAGAGCCTTGGTGGgagtttttcaattttgaatggATACAAAACCTGACCGATGATGACGGCTCCATTTACGGTGCCGTTTTCGAATACAAGAGCTACAACGTTTACCAAAATAGCCCACATGTAATGAAAGTTCCACACTACGTTATGGCCTTCCGCGGCACGGTTCTAAAAAAAAGGACTTTGAAGTTTGATTTGAAACTTGACCTCCAATGCATCTTTAACACCCTTCATCAAGGTGGCAGGTCTAGGCACGCGATTCAAGCAATTCGTAATATGGTGGACAAACATAGCCAACAAGATATCTGGCTCGCTGGACACTCTTTGGGAGCCGCACTAGTGTTGCTGGCTGGAAAGACCATGACAAGTGCTGGATTCTTCCTCGAAAGTTACATATTCAACCCACCTATCTCGTCTATTCCTCTAGAGCAGCTACCTGGAGGACGTTATCTTAAAGATGTGTTTCAAACCGCGAAGAGTGTCGTCAAAGGCACCATAGCCATGACCTTAACCCATCTACTGCAG GGTCAAGAAGAGTACAACACAAAAACAGCATCGTGGATACCTAATTTATATGTGAACCCAAAAGATCCAATCTGTGCAGGATATATTGATTATTTCAGACGCAGAGACTTCATGTCGGAGATCGGTGCAGGCCAAATAGAGAGATTTGGTGCTAGAAACTCAGTTAGAAGTATATTGGTCGGAATAATAAGAAGATCCCCCTCGGATTTGTCAAAAGAacctcttcaccttcttctaTCAGCAGATATGACTGTGAACAAGAACAAACCGACTACGTCTACGACAGCTCATGCGCTTCACCAGTGGTGGGAGAAAGACACGGCCATGAGGGAAAACTGGGAAAGCTGCTGCATTAGGCCTTACCATGACGGACAATTGACCCTAGAATTTTACTCGGTATTAGTTTTGCTGATCATACAAGTGGCAGCAGATGGAAATGTTGAGTTTCACCACCGTCTCAAACTATTTGTAAACCttgttctaaattttttattaaaattttactag